The region GTGGCGTATGCACTGAATTTTTACAGAGTTCAACCAAAGCAAAAACAGATGCCAACTAGAAAAAACTAAAGTGCTTGGACATGGCACGCATTCAATGGCCCTTAGTTTGATATGTACTCAAGCATGCCTGCTCATGCCTGTGTAACAGAGATCGAAATACAAAAAGCCGACCTCCCCTCCCAAACATTCCAAGTGCAACTGCTGACTGCTTTGTTCCAGAGGGTCCCAGCTGTCGTGGCAACGAAAGTGTGCATTAGAGCTAAATCCGGTTGACTTCTTTTGCCTATTTTTACGCAGATCCTGTATATGTGGCTACCTACAACGAACAGACCCTGCTTCAACACAACATTGACACTTCAGTCATGGCAACATCAGCCATTGGAGATTTCCCGACAAAAATTTATatatgcatgcacacacaaaagTGCGGCTGAGCATGGCAATTTGCAACAGCACATGCACAATGAGAGTACAGCACGCGCATTTTGAATGAAACAAATGAAATGTGCGGCAATCCCAGTGCCAAACAGCTGCAACATGCAATAATTGCTTAAGGTAGTAACAAGCACCTTTAGTCATATCGTTCAAAGCATGCCAATGGCACCAACAGCTACTTGTTTGCAAAAATAGGAAAACTACTTTTTCCAAATCAGCAAACATTGTAGTCAAACAGAAAGCAAAAATACGCCTTTAGTTTTGCAGAATGCCTTCACTGATGGGCTAGTCAGTGCAGGTTTACAATAAGGCTTATGGCAAACACGATGACACAAGGCAGCAACAGGACAAGACACATTGTCCCATCTCCTTGTGTAGTGTTTGCACTAAGCCTTCTATGAACCTAGTTTTGTGATGCTAGCCTACAATGTCTCACTGCCACATAAACTGCGTGTGATAGATGCTTGTGTACTCCTGGCTCACACCACCTTGGCATAATTTTGCGAATCATGCCTCATGAGGTGTCTCAAGTTATAGCCAACAGTGCCTTTTCAAAAGGCCTCACCTTCATTCAACACTGCTTTTTCTCTCCTCCATTCACCAAGAAACAGAACGCGCTAACAAAGCGCATGCAACTTGCAAAGTGGCACCTAGAGGTGCAAATGCCGGCAGGCTATGTTGCACATGTCAAGAGGAGGAAGGCAATGTGCTCTTGACTTCATGCTCAGCGTAAGCAAAGCTGCATGCAGGGTCATCAACGGTTCATTTATTTGTCAATCTTTAATACCTTTTTGCAAAAAACAACACCACAAATGAAAAAGTCTTTGCATGGTAGTGTGTAGTCACTGCCACATGATGAACACTTAAAAGTTATTCAAATAACTTTGTCAACCGCATATCAAACTACTGTCCTCTCACCAACGGTTGCGATGGCCACCACCGCAACTGCCACCGCACCAGCCGCCGCCTCGGCCACCGCGGTCTATGCCAAAGCTACGCTCTTCCTCAGCACGGCGTTCCTTCCAAGCATCAAAGCGCTCAGCCATTGAATACAGCTCAGTGGGGACATCTTGGCTGGCTTCCTCGAAGATCTTGATAAGCTCGCCAGCCTGCCTCCAGTCGCCACGAGTTATAAGCGTGACCGCTGTGCCTGTACGCCCAGCTCGACCGGTGCGACCCACGCGATGGACATACTCTTCCACGTTGCGAGGGAAGTCGTAGTTGAAGATGTGTGTCACATCTTCGATGTCCAACCCTCGTGCGGCAACGTCGGTGGCAATCAAGATGCGCACCTTGCCCTCCCGCAGATGGTCGAGTGCTTGCTCGCGGTCGCACTGTTCTCTGGAACCATGGATGGAATCGCAGTTGATGCCGGCCAGGACAAAGTAGCTTGCCAGGTGGTCCACCGTGGCCTTCCTGTCGACAAAGACGATCACTTTGTCTTTGGGCTGCATGGAGTAGAAGAAAGCCAAAAGCTGCTCCCTCTTCTCCTCTTTCTCGCACAGGATGACCCTCTGCGTCACTGTGTGCACTGCGGCGAAGTCCAAGGAGCTGATGAACACCTGGAATGGGTTTGTCATGTACTTCTGGCAAAGACAACGCACACTCTCTGGCCAAGTGGCAGTCATCATGACTGTCTGCCGGTCAGGCCTTATGTCCAGCATCACATTCCGGATCTGTACCTCAAAGCACGTGTCCAGCAAGAGGTCCGCTTCATCCAGGACCAAGAAAGTGACAAAGCTAAGGTCGATTAACCTGTTCATGACGAGGTCATTGAGGCGGCCGGGTGTCGCGATGACTATATCCACGCTAACGTTGACGGTCTGTATCTGCTCTCGCCGACTGCCACCGCCGTAGATACATACACACTTTATCCCTCGGTACTGGTATTTCTTTGCTTCCCGCTCAATCTGCTGTGCAAGCTCGCGTGTCGGAGCTAAAATCAGGCACGACGGTCCTTTCCTCTGCTCCCTTGGAACAGGCTGGCTGTCGATGTGAATCATGGCTGGTAGCAGGAATGCCAGAGTCTTCCCTGTACCTGTCTGTGCGATTCCAATGAGGTCTTGACCTTGCAAAAGGATCGGCCAGGCCTGGCTCTGTATTGGAGATGGCTTCGTGAACTTGTTTTTGTAGATCTGGTCTAAGATTTCTGGATAGCTTGAAAACGCTTCCTCGAAAGTACTCACGGGGTTAGTTGCTACGCCTGCTGGCGGCTCATTTTCTGGACCCAAGTACTTTACAACTATGTTATTGTTGGCTGCCCTGAAGGACGCCGCGTCCACTGCAGACATGGATGTAACCTTACAATCTTCAACGTAAAAATTTTTCCTTGTAGGTGCAAGAGAGGCCCAGCGGTTCTTCGCCTCTTCATCGCTCTTCGCAAGCAGCTTGGCCCAGTCAAGCAAAGGCACTGGTTCTTCGCTTTTGCTGGCGCATGCCGGCTCTTCCGGCTGATGGATGATCGCGTCGATGAGCTCGCGAGCTTTGCGACATGCCTCTTGGGAGCCCCAGAGCTCGATCGTTCTTTCAAAGCAATCTGCGTCGTCTTTCTTGACCGATATCTGGGCGCCACTTGATTCTTCTAGTTTGCGAATCCTGGAACCACCTTTGCCGACGATCCTGGCGGCGTCATTCAATGGCACCTTCATCACTTGAGCACCCGGACGCGAAACATTTGGTCGTCCATAGACGATCGCGTAGATTTGGTCAAGTGCTTTGCGACGTCCCTCTTTTGATCCGCAGATCTCGATCTTGGTGTGACTGCCCTCTTCGTTGTCTTTCTTCACGGAAATCTTCGTGCTACTCGAAACCTGAAGCTCGCGGATCCTGGAACCACCTCTGCCGATGATCCTGGCAACATCGTTGGTTGGCACAGTGATCACGTCGCCAGCCAAAGGGCGCGACGCATTGGTTTCATAGTTCCACGGGCCACGGCCCCTACCAGGCGCTGCGCCGAGGTTGCCTCCTTCGCCGAAACGCCGGCATCCTGAAGTCGGCTGCGATGGCGGAGGAACGTAGTCTTCCTCGATCCACTCGTAATCTCCGTTCTTCGAAGCGGCGTCCATAACAGGGGAAACAGCGTTCTCTGGCCGAACGACGGTCAGCAAGGTACCATAGGCCCACTCAATATAAAACAGACCTGGTGACAACGAAAtgtttccaggaaaaaaaaataacagcgaGCAGCTAGACAAAAACGGACTGGCTTACAATAATTCGTTTGATGCACTGTCTGGCGAAGCACGTGCTAAGAGCGcggtcatagaataaagaaccaacattagagaagggaaactgtaccttccaaagtggttcgaaaataagaagcggcagcgcatggaactaagcagggggcccgacagatggcgctacttaaacaaGACGAGGACTTTTTTTTAGTGCAATATCCAATATGCCCGCTTTGtcactgattcgttatcattgtgctcatcccttactgcttctagcgATTCTCGCGTCATGAGgccatttcaatcattggtacctggttacttgaaaAGCGTGCGTTTGagttgggtgcctggtcataaaggactaatcattaatgaaattgcagactctctagccaaggcatcgataagtggcccgattctcccttgctgccctttgactgcttatgttactgctgctagattttgcgggagtatcattatacagtcagtagaAGGCTCCGgcattactaactctgtggattacggacatctcctgcacccttggaacagatttttgccgaacacggaaaacaAGTTTCCaccacgaagctgcgctgccatgtacctgcattgaacttctacctccacaggtctagtctggtcccctcaccatcatgctcattctgtggcgaagtaGAGACAATCGACCATCTcgtgttgtcttgcagacgtttttctattataagaaaagtactactcgaaatcccgcttcgctctattggtctaactttatcagtgcctctgatcctatcttttggagcctccattgttgggttcagccacagaaatgtttgctaggcgatccaaaattacctcattgagaCCAAtagatttccatgttagattgatcgttctccctttCAACCAtaactttattttatttcttatctattatgaattattattattttatacccggttttcatctgattatttcctttttttctcaaaacacaatacgtttacttttaaactcacacgatCAAATTGTCAACCCCttgttttcattattatttttatacacctaattaaaccacccgattcttggccaatcccccactgtgggtatgtgccacggccactcacgACAAGAACAACAATACCGGTTGCGTACGCTGTGCACGCGCCGTGCTTACCTCGCTGGCTTTGCAGCATGCCTCAGGTGCCCCGTTTTAATCGCCAGGAGACTAAGGAGCCTCTACTGACGTCCATACAAACAAGCCCctagtgagtgaacaggacgtgcgactttattggcagaagaaaagcagtgcaccttctcgtacaagagcacaaataaaatttgcatgtccagatgcgctgaaaccattattgcgagctcgtaaactgcactttttcgtcgtcgcacatggcgatctggtaacgagcgaaaATCAGTAGCGCAAGCAACTTGGGCAGTGCATCACCTGTTCGAATCGACAGATGCagtaacttgcactgcgaagcAATCGAGTGatgcaaggcatctgctgccataaccagcacagcgacatggactagtCGGCATTACAGCGTTACTCCTTTCccacctgcacgtttctttttgttcttttgggggccgctaatgtgtaactcatactTGCTGCGCCACATGCTTAATATGGGCATCAcgattttgcagccacttttgcgcAGGCCTTTCCTCCAATGTGGCTATCAACTTTGTACACTACTGACCATGTAATCACgtgtgctggtctccgttcacgccacatcacggccgatgaaggcccacagGCATAATTTGCCcgtggctgcagcaggaaaggtcgAATGGGGTGAGCACCAATTAAGGTGCATGCGAATTGGAAGTCACTGTCGCTGTGTGGACTTCAGGAACAGATGGTTACCTCaggagactgttgcccatgcagctgcacaggtcgccacatcgaagaaacataacacggcgaccattatcaaattagactctgcattcaatcaccgcataagattcagacaatacactgtacattggctaagatccacatgacaacaacgggcattcacgcactacacGTCGCTTACAgaacattcagctatccgacttcaggcacagtgcttgcctacgtcgcacatggcggtctagtaacgagtgacaaccagcagcgcaagcagattggacagtgccccaccccccgcaggggcgttaTGCGTAAGCAGGCacttggtgtgttgcgacaccacgtacccgagcacacgacggttggaccctcccgcgcgtagccgtgcgtggcttagctgTGTCTgcggaaagggggatcctggaggttgagccgatgctcgGTGTTTGGaccttaaggccccccggcggaggcaacac is a window of Dermacentor albipictus isolate Rhodes 1998 colony unplaced genomic scaffold, USDA_Dalb.pri_finalv2 scaffold_14, whole genome shotgun sequence DNA encoding:
- the LOC139051740 gene encoding probable ATP-dependent RNA helicase DDX43, coding for MDAASKNGDYEWIEEDYVPPPSQPTSGCRRFGEGGNLGAAPGRGRGPWNYETNASRPLAGDVITVPTNDVARIIGRGGSRIRELQVSSSTKISVKKDNEEGSHTKIEICGSKEGRRKALDQIYAIVYGRPNVSRPGAQVMKVPLNDAARIVGKGGSRIRKLEESSGAQISVKKDDADCFERTIELWGSQEACRKARELIDAIIHQPEEPACASKSEEPVPLLDWAKLLAKSDEEAKNRWASLAPTRKNFYVEDCKVTSMSAVDAASFRAANNNIVVKYLGPENEPPAGVATNPVSTFEEAFSSYPEILDQIYKNKFTKPSPIQSQAWPILLQGQDLIGIAQTGTGKTLAFLLPAMIHIDSQPVPREQRKGPSCLILAPTRELAQQIEREAKKYQYRGIKCVCIYGGGSRREQIQTVNVSVDIVIATPGRLNDLVMNRLIDLSFVTFLVLDEADLLLDTCFEVQIRNVMLDIRPDRQTVMMTATWPESVRCLCQKYMTNPFQVFISSLDFAAVHTVTQRVILCEKEEKREQLLAFFYSMQPKDKVIVFVDRKATVDHLASYFVLAGINCDSIHGSREQCDREQALDHLREGKVRILIATDVAARGLDIEDVTHIFNYDFPRNVEEYVHRVGRTGRAGRTGTAVTLITRGDWRQAGELIKIFEEASQDVPTELYSMAERFDAWKERRAEEERSFGIDRGGRGGGWCGGSCGGGHRNRW